In one window of Romboutsia hominis DNA:
- a CDS encoding DNA-3-methyladenine glycosylase, with product MNKDFFNKDGIEVAKGILGKYLIRKYNNETIVTKIVETESYMGKDDKASHVYNDKKSNRTAPLYLEGGHIYVYLIYGMYNCLNISANKENIPECVLIRAVEPIKEIDEISFNRYKKHYKDLNSYQKKNIANGPGKLCMALNIGRDLNSKSILGEELFISDFYYEGNKKIYSSNDFEIINSKRVNIDYAKEAKDYLWRFYIKDNKFVSVK from the coding sequence TTGAATAAAGATTTTTTTAATAAAGATGGTATAGAAGTGGCTAAAGGTATATTAGGTAAATATTTAATAAGAAAATACAACAATGAAACCATAGTAACAAAAATCGTAGAAACTGAAAGCTACATGGGAAAAGATGATAAAGCATCACATGTATATAATGATAAAAAAAGCAATAGAACAGCACCTCTTTATTTAGAAGGCGGTCATATATATGTATACTTAATATATGGTATGTACAATTGTTTAAATATATCTGCAAACAAGGAAAATATACCAGAATGTGTACTTATAAGAGCAGTAGAACCTATTAAAGAAATAGATGAGATATCTTTTAATAGATATAAAAAACATTATAAAGACTTAAATTCATATCAGAAAAAAAATATAGCTAATGGACCAGGGAAGCTTTGTATGGCACTTAATATAGGTAGAGATTTAAATAGTAAAAGTATACTAGGTGAAGAACTTTTTATAAGTGATTTTTATTATGAAGGAAATAAGAAAATATATAGTAGTAATGATTTTGAAATAATAAATAGTAAAAGAGTTAATATAGATTACGCTAAAGAAGCTAAAGATTATTTATGGAGATTTTATATAAAAGACAATAAATTCGTCTCTGTTAAATAA